The genomic window CTACTTTTAATGGCGAGCCACAAAGATTCGAGTGGATAGTCAAGCGCAAGGGAATCTTGCAGTACAGCGATGTGAGTTTGACTCAGGTAGAAATTGGCCGAGAGATGCTGGTTTTTTGTGTGATGCGCGACGTCAATGCCACCAAATATGTGGAACATTTATTGGAGGGGCAAAATCAATTATTACAGTTGATAGGCGGTAGTGAAAACCTCACATTGATTTTGGAAGAGACTTGTCATTTTGTCGAAAAAATGATGCCGCATTGGCGTTGCGGAATACAACTTTTGGATGAAAATCAGCGGTGTTTTAAGCAGGCAATCGGGCATCAGTTCCCTGCTGCCTTGTCGCAGCAATTGATGGATATGCCGGTTAGCTATGGGAGCGGGGTCTGGAGTGAGGCGGTGCTGAGCGCGGTGCCGATCTGGATCAATGACATTCAGCACTCACCCTCTATGCAATTCGTCAATCAACTGGAAGACTTGAAGAATTTTTCAGCGTGCGGATCATGGCCTATTATGGGGAAAAATGGTCAGTTGCAAGGAACGTTTACTCTATTTATCGAGTCTAGCGTCCCTTTGAGTGCTGATGATCTTGGCTTTATCAGCATTACCACGGATATCGCAAGTATCGCGATCGAGGGAAAGCGCTCGGAAGAGAAGGTCTTGAAGCTGGCGCATTATGATGAGTTGACTGGTTTGCCTAACCGGTTTTTATACAATCAGCATTTAAGTAAATCACTCGCTTACGCAGATAGAAATCGTTCTAAATTGGCGGTGCTATTTCTTGATTTGGATAGGTTTAAGAATATCAATGACACGTTTGGCCACAATGAGGGTGACACAGTCTTGCGCAACGTCGCGCAGCGCTTTCGGCAATGCCTGCGGGTCTCAGACACGATAGCCAGAGTCGGCGGTGACGAATTTATTTTGTTGGTGGATCAATATGCCGAGCCTAGAGATCTGGGGGATATCGCGGACAAGCTTTTGGTTGCGGCTGCCTTGCCTTTTGATATACACGGGCAGGAGTGTCAGTTAAGCGCGAGTATAGGAATTGCCACCTACCCTGATGATGGTGGCGATGCGCAGACCCTCATGAAAAACGCCGACATCGCCATGTATAGGGCCAAAAACAAAGGGAAGGACAACTATCAGTTTTATGCTTCAGAAATGAATGTTCATACCATAGAGCGTTTGGCGTTTGAGGCAAGATTGAGAAGGGCTTTAGAGCGGCGCGAATTCGTGGTCTACTACCAGCCTAAAGTATCGGTTGCGACTGGCTTAATCGTTGGTGCTGAAGCCTTGGTGCGCTGGAACCATCCTGAGCGGGGAATTCTATTGCCGGGTGAATTCATTGCTCTGGCGGAAGAAGCTGGTTTGGTCGGACGCATGGGCATGCTGGTTTTGGATATGGCTTGCCGCGATATTCTGGCATTTAGAGCGGTAGACAAAGATTTCGGCAGGGTCGCCATTAATCTCTCTGGCGCTCAGTTTAATGACCAGCGCTTGTTGGAAGATGTACAGAGTGTGGTCGATTTCTGGCGTGTCGATAGTGCTTGTATAGAGTTTGAAATTACCGAAAGCATGGTCATGCATAATCGTGACCAAGCTATAGTACTCATGGATGGTTTGAAGAAGGCTGGCTTTACGCTTTCCATCGATGATTTTGGCACTGGTTATTCCTCTTTGGCGTATTTGAAGCGCTTCCCGGTCGATAGTGTCAAGGTGGATAGATCCTTCATTAAAGACATTCCTGATGACCCTAATGACACGGCGATCGTGCTTGCAATTGTCGCCATGGCGCATACTTTGGGCTTGAAGGTTATCGCCGAAGGTGTAGAGACGCCAATGCAGTTGCAAACTTTGGTCGATTCTTGTTGCGATGAGTATCAGGGCTTTTACTTTAGCAAGGCGGTTCCTGAGCATGAGTTTTTGCAATTACTGAGTCGGCAAATAGACCTCCCACATCCCTAAAGTGTCTATCTAAGACACATCTCCCTGCCATTCCTTTTGCCAATAAACACATGGGTATATGTGATGTGGCACTTTCACACTTAATCGTAAGTCCCTAATTTATTGGGACATTCTACTTTTGTGTTGATTTAAGTAAATACGCTAAGTCATTGACTTTATTCAGTAATTTCACATTTACTCACATGAATTCGCTTGACCGAGCGCAAGTCATCCTCTAAAGTGGGTGATAGTGTGAAAAAGTGTATATTTGTGGTGCAAAATTATTTTCTTTCCCTTAAAAAATAGGGGCAAGTTTAGAAGAAAAGGCGATATCGTGTTTCAAGGGGCGGCAGCACTCAATCTCGATGCGAAAGGCAGAATGTCAATTCCTGCCAGGCATAGGGACGCGCTCGTTTTGCAATGCGAAGGGCGTATTACACTTACCCGCCACCCCCATGGATGCATCTTGCTTTTTCCGCGTCCGGTGTGGGAGTCGCACCGCGAGCAAATCGCTGGCTGGCCTATGAATGCACGTGCCTGGCAAAGAATCTTTCTCGGTAATGCCTCAGATGTCGATATGGATGGCGCAGGTCGCATTCTTATCGCGCCGGAGTTGCGGCATGCCGTGGGCTTACAGCGCGATGTCATGTTGCTGGGCATGGGTACACATTTTGAAATATGGGATGCTGCAAAATTGGCTGAGAATGAAGCGCAAGCTTTGGCTGGCGGCATGCCCGAAACTTTAAGTAATTTTTCTTTCTGATTGAGAATGATGATGGTCAAACAATCAGACGAATACATCCATCAAACGGTGTTGCTGGCCGAGGCAGTCGATGCCCTCGCGCTTACTGGTGAGCGTGCGGGTGGTATTTATGTCGACGGTACATTTGGGCGCGGCGGTCATAGTCGTCTCATATTGGAAAACCTCAGCTCATCGGGGCGCTTAATCGCTTTCGACAAAGATTTGCAGGCAATCGCTAACGCCCAGCAGATCAATGACACGCGCTTCGAGATCGTTCACGATAGTTTTGCTACGATGAATGAAGAGTTAAGTGCTCGTGGGATTACTCAGGTTGACGGTATTTTGATGGACTTGGGAATTTCCTCTCCACAAGTGGATGAGGCTGGGCGAGGCTTTAGTTTTAGAGCTGACGGGCCGCTGGATATGCGTATGGATACTACTCGTGGGATTTCTGCCGCGGAGTGGTTGGCAACAGAAGATGAGCAGATTATTAGAGAGGTAATAAAAAATTATGGGGAAGAACGGTTTGCTTTTCAGATTGCAAAGGCGATTGTTGCTCGCAGGCAGATCGAGCCCATTTCAAGTACTCGACAGCTCGCCGAGATTGTCGCACACGCCGTCAAAACTCGCGAGAAGGGCAAGGACCCGGCAACTCGCACCTTTCAGGCTATACGGATTTTCATCAATAAGGAATTGGAAGATCTCGAAATAGGCTTGGCCGCTGCTTACGCTTGCCTGGCTCCGTTTGGGCGCATGACCGTGATTAGTTTCCATTCCTTGGAAGATAGAATCGTCAAACAGTTTTTCGCATCCAAGGTCAATGTCTTGCAGCCGGATCGACGTTTGCCTATACGCACGGTGGATTTGCCTAAGGCGCAAATGAAACTGATCGCAAAGATCAAACCATCCGAGCAAGAAGTGACAGGAAATCCTAGAGCACGCTCGGCCATCATGCGGGTCGCAGAGCGCTTGCCAGGGGCGGTATCTTGAGCGGGCGCTTAAACGTTTTTTTTGCGATTGCCTTGATCGCTTGCGCCTTGTCCATGGTGAACTCGCAATATCAGGCGCGTCGTTTGTTCATCGAGTTAGAGCGCGCGCAGACCGTGAGTAAGCAATTTGAGCTGCAATGGACGCAGTTGAAATTGGATCAATCCACCTATGGCAAACATGCCCGGATTGAATCGGTTGCGACTAAAGAGCTCAATATGCTCGCGGTAACGCCAGAGCGTACACAATATCTTACTGCGGTAAATGCCAAATGAGCCGCGCTGCTAAAACCGTCTCATTTTCATCTAGCCCTGTCCTTGCGGTGAAGCTGCCGGTGTGGCGCTCTAAGCTGGTCTTGTTCTTTTTGTTTGTCGCGTTTTTTGCATTGCTGGTGAGAGCTTTATGGTTGCAAGGGATGACCACTGAGTTCTTGCAGAAGCAAGGCGCCTCAAGGTACACGCGCACTTTGGAGTTGCCAGCCACGCGTGGCAAGATCACCGATAGAAATGGTGAAGTGTTGGCTTCATCGGTTCCAGTAAAGGCGATCTGGGCCATCCCAGACGATGTTCTGGACGCCCCGAAAGAAAAGTTGCGTGAACTGGCCGGCTTGTTGGAAATGAGCGAAGCTGAGTTGCGCAAAAAACTCGATTCTGATCGACAATTTGTATACCTGCGACGTCAGGTTGAGCAAGATGTGGCGGATAAGGTGGTGGCGCTGGGAATTGCTGGTATCGAAACCCGTAAAGAGTATAAGCGCTTTTATCCTGAAGGCGAGGTGATGGCGCATGTGGTTGGATTCACTAATGTTGAAGACGTCGGGCAAGAGGGGATAGAGCTGGCCTCGCAAAATAACTTGGCCGGGAAGACTGGTAGCCGCAGAGTTATCAAAGACAGGTTGGGGCGTATTGTCGAAGATATAGAGTCGATTCGTGAACCGCATGATGGTAAAGAATTGACCTTGTCAATTGATAGCAAAATTCAATACATCGCTTACACCCACCTGAAAGAAGCACTAGAAAAACACAAGGCCAAAGCTGGTGGTGCCGTGGTACTGGATGTGCAGACGGGGGAAGTACTGGCACTGGTCAATTTACCGAGTTTCAACCCGAATGAAAGATCTGTATTGACTGGTGCGCAGTTGCGCAACCGCGTCATGACCGATACTTTCGAGCCTGGTTCTACCATGAAACCGTTTACGGTTGCTTTGGCTTTGGAAACAGGGCGGGTGACACCTGACACGATCATACAAACAGCACCGGGAAGTATGACGATAGGCACGGCAACGATACATGATGCACACAAACAAGGCGCTTTGACGGTAGCGCAAGTGATACAAAAATCTTCAAATATCGGCACGGTAAAAATGGCGCTGCAGATGCCTCCGCAAGAAATGTGGGAAATGTTTACGACTTTGGGTTTTGGGCAGCAACCAAAGTTTGGCTTTCCCGGTGCGGTAGCGGGACGTCTGCGTAACTTTAAAACCTGGCGTCCTATCGAGCAAGCGACCATGAGCTACGGCCATGGTATTTCTGTTTCGCTGATACAAATCGCGCGTGCCTATATGATCTTTGCCCGGAATGGCGACACCATCCCGCTTACCTTTCAAAAGTCAGCAGAAATGCCCGCAGGACATCGTGTTATTTCAGAAAAAACGGCACTACAAATGCGTTTGATGCTGGAATCTGCAACGGAACTGGGCGGTACTGGTACTCAGGCCAGGATCGCTGGATATCGAGTCGGAGGCAAGACTGGTACTGCGCATAAATTGGAGCATGGTCGCTATGTGAATAAATATGTAGGCGATTTTGTCGGCTTTGCCCCTGTTTCTAATCCCCGTGTAATCGTCGCGGTAATGATCGATGAGCCTAGTAGTGGTGGTTATTATGGTGGCACTGTGGCGGGCCCAGTATTTTCCGCGATTACCGCGAACGTCTTGCGTTCATTAAACGTCCCGCCAGATACCGCGGTGACTAATCTTATTCCTGACACCAGTGTGCAGGAGAGTATGTGATGTCTGACGTTAACCACATCCAAATTACTATGCAAGAATTAATAAATTGGCTTAAGAGCTGCGCACCAAATGCGCAACTGAGTTCCGATTCGCGTGCTATCGCAGAAGGTGACGTGTTTTTTGCTTTTCCTATTGCCGGCAGTGCGGGCGATGGTCGTAGACATATCCAAAGCGCGATAAATAACGGTGCCGCAGCAATCGTTTATGATCCTGTTGGCTATGACTGGGATGTGGATGCAAGCGTTCCACACCATGCTTTTTCCGAGCTGCAGTCACATGTAGGCGATATCGCAAACACCTGGTATGGTCAGCCGGATAAAGAGCTGTTAACCGTTGCAGTGACAGGTACCAATGGCAAAACTTCTTGTTCGCAATGGATAGCAAAAGCTTTGTCCCAAACCTACGCGCCGTGTGCTGTCATTGGCACTCTTGGGGTTGGCACTTATCGAGATGGCAGCGTAGAAAATTTAATCGAAACTGGATTTACCACACCGGACGCAATTCAGTTGCAACGCAGCCTTGCGGATTTGCGCAAGACTGGTACTGGCGCATTGGCTATCGAGGCTTCCTCTATAGGTTTGCATCAGGGACGTATGAGTGGCATGCATGTCGATGTGGCCTTGTTCACCAATTTAACCCGTGACCATCTTGATTATCACGGTGATATGGATGCCTACGCTGCCGCTAAACAGATCTTGTTCGATTGGCCGCAACTGAAAACGGCAATTGTAAATTTGGATGATGCTTATGGTCGGCAATTGTTGGCGCAAATGAAGCGGAAAGCAGCGACCTCTGTATCCGTGCCGCCTTTGTTGCTGGCGTATAGTCTGGAGCAAAAAGAGTATCCTGATACTTCGATTATATTTGCTAGCAATGTGCGCACTTTGCATACGGGGACCAGCTTCCATGTCGATTCACCGTATGGTAGCGGTAGCGTCAAAACACATATGATAGGTCGCTTCAATGTCAGCAATGTGCTCGGTGTCCTGAGTGTCTTGTTGGCGAGTGGTGTGGCCTGGAACAAGGCGGTTAGTGCGATTGAAAAACTCGCATCTGTGCCCGGCCGCATGCAACAATTGGGAACGCCGGGGCATGTGATGGTGGTGATCGATTACGCGCATACTCCGGACGCCCTGGAGAAAACGCTAATCACACTACAGCAGGTGGCGCAAGAGCGTCAGGGCGCATTGTGGTGCGTGTTTGGCTGTGGCGGTGATCGGGATCCGGGGAAACGTCCGCAAATGGGAAAATTTTCCGAGCTGGCGCAACACGTGGTGGTGACTAGTGATAATCCTAGGACAGAAGATCCTGCGCTGATCATACAAGATATTCTCAAGGGCATGAACGGGGCGCCTCTTGTGATTGAAGATAGAGCGAACGCCATATTGTATGCAATACGACATGCGGCCAACAATGATGTGGTTTTATTGGCCGGTAAAGGGCATGAGACCTATCAAGATATCAATGGCAAGAAATGGCCGTTCTCGGACGAAGCGCACGCTTCCCTGGCGCTCGCTACTGTGGCGACCAGCTCAAAGCGAGGTGCCTGATGCATGTATCTTTAAAAGAACTTCAAGCCGTGCTGACCTCGGCTCAGCTATTGAACGAAACGCTTGACCTACATGTGAATGGATTGACGACTGATAGTCGCCGTATCCATCAAGGCAATCTCTTTCTGGCTTTACGTGGTGAACAGTTTGATGCGCATGATTTTTTGGAGTCAGTTGCCAGCTCGGGGGCTGCCGCAGTAGTGGCGGAGCATGTTCCTGATGGCTATAAATTACCTGCTTTGACCGTGCCTGATACCCAAGTCGCATTGGCGGAGATAGCGCGCCATTGGCGTCGTCAGTTCTCGATACCGGTCATCGGTGTTACTGGCAGTAACGGTAAGACCACGGTTAAGGAAATGATCGCCGCTATCCTTCATGCCTATGCCGGAGCCGATCACTACCTGTCTACAACGGGTAATTTAAATAATGAGATAGGAGTGCCGCTCACGGTACTTCGACTCCAGTCGCAGCATCGGTGCGCGGTAATTGAATTGGGGATGAATCATCCCGGTGAAATCGCTTTGCTGACATCGGTTGCGTTGCCGACAGTGGGCCTAGTGAACAATGCGCAGCGTGAGCACCAGGAGTTTATGCAAAGCGTCGATGCGGTAGCTGAGGAAAATGGCAGTGTATTGCGTGCTTTGCCCGCAGACGGGATCGCCGTATTTCCGGCCGATGATACTTATACTGCTTTGTGGCGTTCTTATGCTGCTGAGTCTGGTCAACGCAGCGTATTTACTTTTGGATTGACGGCAAATTCGGATGTTCGCGGCAGCTATCAGGCTCATGCATTTGGCAGCGATATAAAAATTAATATAGGCGACGAGGCATTTTTAGTGAATTTGTCCGCGGCAGGTAGTCATAACGTCTTAAATGCCTTGGCCGCTGCCGCATGTTGTCACAGTATCGGTGTGCCAAACGATGTTATCGCCCGTGGTCTCGAGGCATTTCAACCAGTTAATGGACGTTTGCAGCGCAAAACAGCCGTCAATGGCGCCAGTATTATCGACGATACCTATAACGCGAATCCTGATTCGGTTCGTGCGGCGATTGATGTGTTAGCGCAAATCGGTGGCTCTGCCTTATTGGTCTTGGGCGATATGGGCGAAGTGGGCGAGGATGGGATAGCCTTTCATGAAGAAATTGGTACTTATGCGCGCGCGCGCGGTATCAAGCACATGCTGACCATGGGTGTCCTGGCACAGCATGCCACATCGGCCTTTGGTGAGGCGGCCAAACACTTTGACACGATTGAAAATCTGTTGGCCGCACTCGATGCCAGCATTTCGTCTACCAGCACCGTACTGGTAAAAGGCTCTCGTTTTATGAAAATGGAACGTGTGGTAGCCCATCTTACTCAACAAAAAACTCTAGGGAATCACTGACATGTTGCTGTGGTTAGTACAATTTTTCAAACAAGATCTTGGCCTGTTGCGGGTTTTTGGATTTATTACCTTCCGGGCTGTGTTCGCCACCATGACTGCGATTTCTATCGGCTTGTTTGCCGGTCCTGCTGTCATAAGAATGCTGACGCGTTTGAAGGTTGGGCAGGCAGTTCGCACGGATGGCCCAAAAACCCATTTAATTAAATCTGGAACACCGACTATGGGCGGTGTACTGGTCTTGATTTCTATCGGTGTCTCGACCCTGTTGTGGGCGGATCTGAGTAATCGTTTTATTTGGGTCGTGCTCATTGTGACCCTAGGTTTTGGCGCGGTTGGTTGGGTGGATGACTATCGTAAGGTGGTGTACCAAGATCCGAATGGGATGCGCTCGCGTGAAAAATATTTTTGGCAATCCCTGATTGGAATTGTTGCCGCCGTTTATTTGGCATTTTCAGTTTCTGCACCTACCAACACCAAGGTATGGGAATTGTTTGTCGCTTGGGTGCAATCGGGTTTTAGTATGGATCTCCCACCAAAAGCGGATTTGATCGTACCGTTTTTTAAGGCATTTAGTTACCCCTTGGGTGTTTGGGGATTTATTGGCCTGACCTATTGCGTCATCGTTGGGACCAGTAACGCCGTAAATTTCACAGACGGT from Undibacterium parvum includes these protein-coding regions:
- the ftsL gene encoding cell division protein FtsL, with protein sequence MSGRLNVFFAIALIACALSMVNSQYQARRLFIELERAQTVSKQFELQWTQLKLDQSTYGKHARIESVATKELNMLAVTPERTQYLTAVNAK
- a CDS encoding peptidoglycan D,D-transpeptidase FtsI family protein, which gives rise to MSRAAKTVSFSSSPVLAVKLPVWRSKLVLFFLFVAFFALLVRALWLQGMTTEFLQKQGASRYTRTLELPATRGKITDRNGEVLASSVPVKAIWAIPDDVLDAPKEKLRELAGLLEMSEAELRKKLDSDRQFVYLRRQVEQDVADKVVALGIAGIETRKEYKRFYPEGEVMAHVVGFTNVEDVGQEGIELASQNNLAGKTGSRRVIKDRLGRIVEDIESIREPHDGKELTLSIDSKIQYIAYTHLKEALEKHKAKAGGAVVLDVQTGEVLALVNLPSFNPNERSVLTGAQLRNRVMTDTFEPGSTMKPFTVALALETGRVTPDTIIQTAPGSMTIGTATIHDAHKQGALTVAQVIQKSSNIGTVKMALQMPPQEMWEMFTTLGFGQQPKFGFPGAVAGRLRNFKTWRPIEQATMSYGHGISVSLIQIARAYMIFARNGDTIPLTFQKSAEMPAGHRVISEKTALQMRLMLESATELGGTGTQARIAGYRVGGKTGTAHKLEHGRYVNKYVGDFVGFAPVSNPRVIVAVMIDEPSSGGYYGGTVAGPVFSAITANVLRSLNVPPDTAVTNLIPDTSVQESM
- the mraZ gene encoding division/cell wall cluster transcriptional repressor MraZ encodes the protein MFQGAAALNLDAKGRMSIPARHRDALVLQCEGRITLTRHPHGCILLFPRPVWESHREQIAGWPMNARAWQRIFLGNASDVDMDGAGRILIAPELRHAVGLQRDVMLLGMGTHFEIWDAAKLAENEAQALAGGMPETLSNFSF
- a CDS encoding UDP-N-acetylmuramoyl-L-alanyl-D-glutamate--2,6-diaminopimelate ligase, giving the protein MSDVNHIQITMQELINWLKSCAPNAQLSSDSRAIAEGDVFFAFPIAGSAGDGRRHIQSAINNGAAAIVYDPVGYDWDVDASVPHHAFSELQSHVGDIANTWYGQPDKELLTVAVTGTNGKTSCSQWIAKALSQTYAPCAVIGTLGVGTYRDGSVENLIETGFTTPDAIQLQRSLADLRKTGTGALAIEASSIGLHQGRMSGMHVDVALFTNLTRDHLDYHGDMDAYAAAKQILFDWPQLKTAIVNLDDAYGRQLLAQMKRKAATSVSVPPLLLAYSLEQKEYPDTSIIFASNVRTLHTGTSFHVDSPYGSGSVKTHMIGRFNVSNVLGVLSVLLASGVAWNKAVSAIEKLASVPGRMQQLGTPGHVMVVIDYAHTPDALEKTLITLQQVAQERQGALWCVFGCGGDRDPGKRPQMGKFSELAQHVVVTSDNPRTEDPALIIQDILKGMNGAPLVIEDRANAILYAIRHAANNDVVLLAGKGHETYQDINGKKWPFSDEAHASLALATVATSSKRGA
- the mraY gene encoding phospho-N-acetylmuramoyl-pentapeptide-transferase translates to MLLWLVQFFKQDLGLLRVFGFITFRAVFATMTAISIGLFAGPAVIRMLTRLKVGQAVRTDGPKTHLIKSGTPTMGGVLVLISIGVSTLLWADLSNRFIWVVLIVTLGFGAVGWVDDYRKVVYQDPNGMRSREKYFWQSLIGIVAAVYLAFSVSAPTNTKVWELFVAWVQSGFSMDLPPKADLIVPFFKAFSYPLGVWGFIGLTYCVIVGTSNAVNFTDGLDGLAIMPTIMVGSALGLFAYLAGHVGYSKYLLIPHIPGAGELLIFCGAMAGAGLAFLWFNAHPAQVFMGDVGALALGGALGTVAVIVRQEIVLFIMGGIFVAETVSVILQVTYFKFTKKRYGTGKRLFLMAPLHHHFEQKGWKETQVVVRFWIITMLLVLVGLSSLKLR
- the rsmH gene encoding 16S rRNA (cytosine(1402)-N(4))-methyltransferase RsmH — protein: MVKQSDEYIHQTVLLAEAVDALALTGERAGGIYVDGTFGRGGHSRLILENLSSSGRLIAFDKDLQAIANAQQINDTRFEIVHDSFATMNEELSARGITQVDGILMDLGISSPQVDEAGRGFSFRADGPLDMRMDTTRGISAAEWLATEDEQIIREVIKNYGEERFAFQIAKAIVARRQIEPISSTRQLAEIVAHAVKTREKGKDPATRTFQAIRIFINKELEDLEIGLAAAYACLAPFGRMTVISFHSLEDRIVKQFFASKVNVLQPDRRLPIRTVDLPKAQMKLIAKIKPSEQEVTGNPRARSAIMRVAERLPGAVS
- a CDS encoding EAL domain-containing protein, translating into MKKGFRIQEPWDLSSIGFALCVAVIVVAITGQTWWSIAQDKKITLAAAQENSFLAVRILEEHANRILHDAARAIGAAAEEIQLEGETVLHDETLIRQILINQRQDSQFLQSIAIVNPQGILWASSFQFPAEPIDLSLQQHVLYLLEHPNDRSVVVGRPVQFQRSKRWVLPVAKNIFNAQGLHLGLIQTDINLNYFKDFYERIARDGAAVISLHNKEGALYLRAPYDERYETANITWSALVAGLKSDSVEASVTDAPLIGGASSLIYTFRKMSDFPLTLVYGRSVEDILAEWVQRVKQKLFFTALTVLFIIALAFLLLKKIKHLRSSRAKLADSESRYRLLFLDAQDAIMLINRDYVYVDCNNGALNLLGLQDAKDLLGTKVGNYSPENQPGSLQTHLKKTELIKQYIDATFNGEPQRFEWIVKRKGILQYSDVSLTQVEIGREMLVFCVMRDVNATKYVEHLLEGQNQLLQLIGGSENLTLILEETCHFVEKMMPHWRCGIQLLDENQRCFKQAIGHQFPAALSQQLMDMPVSYGSGVWSEAVLSAVPIWINDIQHSPSMQFVNQLEDLKNFSACGSWPIMGKNGQLQGTFTLFIESSVPLSADDLGFISITTDIASIAIEGKRSEEKVLKLAHYDELTGLPNRFLYNQHLSKSLAYADRNRSKLAVLFLDLDRFKNINDTFGHNEGDTVLRNVAQRFRQCLRVSDTIARVGGDEFILLVDQYAEPRDLGDIADKLLVAAALPFDIHGQECQLSASIGIATYPDDGGDAQTLMKNADIAMYRAKNKGKDNYQFYASEMNVHTIERLAFEARLRRALERREFVVYYQPKVSVATGLIVGAEALVRWNHPERGILLPGEFIALAEEAGLVGRMGMLVLDMACRDILAFRAVDKDFGRVAINLSGAQFNDQRLLEDVQSVVDFWRVDSACIEFEITESMVMHNRDQAIVLMDGLKKAGFTLSIDDFGTGYSSLAYLKRFPVDSVKVDRSFIKDIPDDPNDTAIVLAIVAMAHTLGLKVIAEGVETPMQLQTLVDSCCDEYQGFYFSKAVPEHEFLQLLSRQIDLPHP
- a CDS encoding UDP-N-acetylmuramoyl-tripeptide--D-alanyl-D-alanine ligase, which codes for MHVSLKELQAVLTSAQLLNETLDLHVNGLTTDSRRIHQGNLFLALRGEQFDAHDFLESVASSGAAAVVAEHVPDGYKLPALTVPDTQVALAEIARHWRRQFSIPVIGVTGSNGKTTVKEMIAAILHAYAGADHYLSTTGNLNNEIGVPLTVLRLQSQHRCAVIELGMNHPGEIALLTSVALPTVGLVNNAQREHQEFMQSVDAVAEENGSVLRALPADGIAVFPADDTYTALWRSYAAESGQRSVFTFGLTANSDVRGSYQAHAFGSDIKINIGDEAFLVNLSAAGSHNVLNALAAAACCHSIGVPNDVIARGLEAFQPVNGRLQRKTAVNGASIIDDTYNANPDSVRAAIDVLAQIGGSALLVLGDMGEVGEDGIAFHEEIGTYARARGIKHMLTMGVLAQHATSAFGEAAKHFDTIENLLAALDASISSTSTVLVKGSRFMKMERVVAHLTQQKTLGNH